AGCAGCTTGACGGCGACGGTGCGGTTCAAGGACAGCTGGGTGGCCTTGTGCACCTCTCCCATGCCGCCGGCGCCCACGAGGCTCTCCAAGCGGTAGCCGGGAACGAGATCCGGCGAGTGCGTCCGGCTGATGGCGGTCGAAGTAGCGTCGAGCGATGACATGGAGGGCTTGGGAAGACGGCCCTCAGGCTAGCAGAACCTTCCGCTTCCGGGCGTACACGTTGATCCAGGACGCTACAGGCCCGCACGTGTGAAACGGGTACCGTTTTCCACCTACACCGCACCGCCGGGCGCCGCCGCGGGGGAGGGTGGGGTGGCGAGGCGTGTGGGACTGGCGGCGTCGAAGTGGCCGGCGGCGCGCTGCTCGCAGTTGTCGCAGTGCCCACACTCCGAGTGCTCCGGCTCATCGAAGTACTCGCCGAGCAGACGCCAGCGGCACCCGGTGGTCTGCCCGTAGCGCATCATCTGCTGGAGGCGTTGGCGATCACTCTGGTGGCGTGTCTCGTAGGCGGTGAGGTAGCCGGCGAGTTCCTCGGCGGTCTCGAAGTCGCGCAGCTGCTTCAACCCGCGGGGGCCGCGCTCGAGGATGCCGGCACCGGCGAGCTGGGCCACCAGCACCTTCACCCGGTTGGCCGGCAGGCCCGAGGCCTCGGTGAGCACCGGGAGGGAGACGGGTTTGCCCTGACGGTGGGCCCACAGCTCGCGCAGCACCGAGTAGAGCGCCTGGGACTCCTCGCGCCGCGGGTACTTGCCCCCGAGGAAGTAGCTCTGGATGCGCTTGTCCTCGAGCCGGTAGAGCAGCACAGCGCGTGCCGGCTCGCCATCACGGCCCGCGCGTCCGGCCTCCTGGTAGTAGCTCTCCAGCGAGTCGGGGAACTGCCAGTGCACCACGAAGCGGATGTCCGGCTTGTCGATGCCCAGGCCGAAGGCCTTGGTGGCCACGATGACGCGGTAGCCGTTGTCCATGAAGCGCTGTTGCACCTCCTCGCGCTCGGACGTCTTCAGCTTGCCGTGGTAGCGCGCGGCGGGGATGCCGGCGGCCTCGAGCCACTGCCACACCTCCTCGGCCTTGCGGACGGTGGCGGTGTAGATGATGCCGGTGCCGGGCTCCTCCTGGAGCAGCTTCATCACCCGGGCCTTCTTGGCCTCGGGGTTCACCGTGCGGGCCAC
The sequence above is drawn from the Archangium gephyra genome and encodes:
- a CDS encoding RecQ family ATP-dependent DNA helicase, which translates into the protein MGTSGDRDAAGANHGQPRPSWKKLMAEAREHFGVRELRPGQQEIIEALLDGEDVLGVMPTGAGKSLTFQLPALLLPRATVVVSPLLALMQDQHEKLSEAAVDVVKLDSTLTAREADQVAREVRRGEHELIYVTPEQLEKPERLEALRKAGVSLFVVDEAHCVSQWGHDFRPAFLALREAVQQLGRPPILALTATATPQVREDVLKQLGMERARVVNTGIQRDNLFLEVARTVNPEAKKARVMKLLQEEPGTGIIYTATVRKAEEVWQWLEAAGIPAARYHGKLKTSEREEVQQRFMDNGYRVIVATKAFGLGIDKPDIRFVVHWQFPDSLESYYQEAGRAGRDGEPARAVLLYRLEDKRIQSYFLGGKYPRREESQALYSVLRELWAHRQGKPVSLPVLTEASGLPANRVKVLVAQLAGAGILERGPRGLKQLRDFETAEELAGYLTAYETRHQSDRQRLQQMMRYGQTTGCRWRLLGEYFDEPEHSECGHCDNCEQRAAGHFDAASPTRLATPPSPAAAPGGAV